In Segatella copri, the DNA window CAATCAAGTGATTCTTTGTCCGAGAACGGTTTTAAGGAAAGCGCTCTGCGAGTTGTGTCCTACTTCAAGGTAAGCAATCCTTCAACAACATTGTGGGGAGACAACTCCAACACCACATTATTCATCGGAACCCCTTCCACCTCTGGCAGCTTCGGTACGGATTTCCCGACCTCGCTCTTCGGTAATGCTTCCATCCGGGGATATGCCCCTGAGCTTATTGTTTTCAGCAGGATGATTACACCCGATGAGCGCAGAAAAGTGGAGAGCTATCTGGCGGTAAAGTACGGCATCACCCTCAAAGGCTCGTATCTTGACAGCGACGGAAACCTGACTTGGGATATGGCGGAGAACCAAGCCTACCACCATAGGGTCACAGCTGTTGGAACCGACATGGCAGGAAGTCTCTCCCAACCGCTTTCCGCAACATCATATGAGGAAAGTCCGGTGTATGCGGCCTTGAAGGAGAACGGAACTTATCATGACGCAAATCCATACAACCCTTCATCCGCCTCCCGTCTGCTTGTCATGGGACGTGAAAACGGCAATCCGATGCCGGACAGAGGCTTCACTTTCTGGGGCGACGATGATGTGGCACTTGCAACATATACCTCACCTACAGATTCCCTGTGGCATGTCATGAAACGTACATGGATGGTCAAGACCAACGTGCCGTCAAAGCCTGACAGTACAGTGGCAAGATGGACTGCGCAAGGATTTGAAGTGTCAAGGAATGGCTTTACTGACAATATCATCCAAGAGAAAGCCGCTTCCGGAGCTTATGCCACGACCCCAGCCCTTGTTGGAGGTGGCGGTGCCTTTGAGTTCACCTGTCCGACAAGTCACCCGACTTTTGACGTTGGCTTCGGAAGCATCGGTGGCAGCACATGCAAGTATGGATTCCGGTTCACCAATGTTGGAGTTGTTTATCCGATCATCAACGGAGCGGTCTCAAATTCATACATCGCCACGGATGTTGACGGAACGGACATCTCCATCCGCAAGGAAGGCAAAAACATCTATCTGCGTGTTGACGGAACAGGAAGTGCGACAAGAGCCATATCCCTTTCGGATGCAACTGACACAGACACAAATGTGGGCATTATCCGAACGGAAGGAGCAGAGTCCGCCTTGAACATGGCAGGCTTGAGGACAGGAGGAATAGATGATGTCGGTTATATGGCAGAGCTGAGCTATGACCTCACACCGGACAGGGAGTTCTCAGACTATTGCCGCAAGCGTACCGTCATGCTCATAGACCCAAGCGGTGAAGGTGATTTCGACATCAACAGCAATAGCAACATAAGATGCTCCAAGCCTGATATGACGAGGGGCAAGACCATATTCCGCAATATCCTATGGGATGCAGACGGAAGCGGAAGCGATGTGTTCACATTCGCCTATTATGACGGCATTTCCTATGATGCCACTCCTACGCCGTCAAGTTGCGAGAATGGAGTTCCACGCAATGACGGGTATATCGACATCGGCATCAACATCGGTACACCAGTCTATTCCTATGTGCTCAGCGTTGACACCGTTGCAGGAAAAGTAAAAGGAGAAACCATTGCCAGAGGAACATTCTTCGGTGACACGCATAGAATCACGAATCTTGCCCCCGGCGCCTATGCGCTGTCCGTATCACAAGGTGGAGGCAACGAGATTTATGCCACTGGCAACGCACTCTACACCTCATACTCACATGACACCAGGACCTATCTGTCTGGCGACATCTCATGGACGGTGAACGATACAAAATCAAACTACCGTGTGGGATTGGAGCCAAGCCTCACGGACGAGATCACCCAATATGGCTTCGACGTGCGGGGCGACAAGGCGCATATCATAACCGGTGGATATACAAGCCTAACCAAATATGTCACCATCAAGCCTGGCGATGTGCTCAGTGTTACAGTCCGCAATATGCAGGTCACATACAAGTTGAACGGACAGACCGTGCATCATGAATATGTCTGGTCACTTCGTGCATGGCGGTTCTGCATCAAGTACGGAAAGGGCGAGACACATATCACAGACCTTACCGTAAACGGTACGCCTGTAACCTCATTCACCACAAGGGGCAACGTGCAGATAGAAACACCCAAGAAGTGTACGACAACGATGACCGTCTATGTCGGCAGCGAGTGTGATGCAAGTATGCCTAACGGAACACAGGCAAGGGAGAACCATGTGGGCAGCTCGGACAGACAGGCTGACAACTCCTTCATTTCTGGAGAAGACGAGGATTTCACTGTCAATGGCAACGGTTCTACGACAGGCATCTACGAGGCTAAACTCACACAGGACAAGCCTGCTGCAGCCACATTGATGGTGTTTGACGTATCAGGCAAACTGGTAGTGTCACGCCAAATGACAGGCGAAAGCGTCAAGCAGGCCGACTTCAAGGTTCCCGCATCGGGTGTGTATGTCGTGAAGGCAATCTCCGAGAATGGGGAGCATACAAGGAAAATCTCAGTAAAGTAACTTAAAGGAAGATACGCATGAAGAATTATATACAGAAGGTGGCGTGGGCATTGGTTTTACTGCTTGCCGCCACACTGTCCCTTTCGGCAAAGGACGGGACAGCCGTGAGAAAACTCTTCAAGAAGGGTGTCTCTGACAGTATCTCCGTAGGAGGTAGCAAACTGGTCGTTCTTCAGAAAGACCTCATTCGGAACAGAAGCCTTTCCGTGAACTCTATCGGAGAGGAGAATGTTCCTGAGCTTGACTTTGCCATGACCAACGTCACGGCAGGAGGACATGGCTACCGTTTTCTCCCTCACGGAACCCATTTCACAGGCGAGGGTGCGACAGTCAAGATAAAGTATGACCGCACGAGAATACCAAGCGGCTATACCGAGGACGACATCCGTACCTATTACTACGACCCGGCCGAGAAGCATTGGGTTGCGTTGGAACGTGTGCGTGTGGACAAGAAGGAAGAGTGTGTCGTTTCAAAGACGACCCACTTCACCGACATGATTAACGGTGTGATACAGGCCCCGGAGTCACCGCAGACCGAAGGCTTTGCCCCGACGATGATGAACGACATCAAGGCGGCTGACCCGACGGCGAAGCTCAATGTCATTGCGCCTCCAAGCGCAAACAACCGTGGCTCTGCCAACCTGCAGTATCCGTTCGAGATGCCGCCAGCACGAAACGGTATGCAGCCAAGCCTTGGCTTGCAGTACAGCAGCGAGGGCGGTAGCGGTTGGCTTGGCGAGGGTTGGAACGTCAGCGTGCCAAGCATTACGCTTGACACCCGGTGGGGCGTGCCTCGTTATGACATGTCAAAAGAGACGGAGACTTATCTCTTGTCCGGTTCAATGCTCTCCACTATGGATGACAACGGACAGATGGGAGTTGCACACCGTGGCGAGAAGATGAACAGAAAGGCTGACCGCCAGTTCTACACCCGCCAAGGCGGTGATTTCAGCCGTATCATCCGCAAGGGTGACAGTCCTGCCAACTATTATTGGGAGGTTACAGACAAGCAGGGTGTCAAGTACATCTATGGTGGTGACGGAGCTGTTGTAAAGGGCAATGTCACCGATGCTTCGGGCAATACCCGTGAGGTGATTGCCGAATGGAAGCTGAAACGTGTCGAGGAACTCCACGGTGACTATATAGAATATGTGTATGACATCGTGGATGAGGATGTGCGTGGCGGCTTGAAGGCCAAGGCTGCATATCTGAAGGAGGTTCACGCAGGTAATGCAGGACAGGAACCGCACACCGTTGTACTCTTTGATGGCAACAAGGTAAAGCAGGTAAAGACCAACAATGCCCGCTATGGATTCCTCGCCTCCTCCAACAAGCTGTTGGAGAAAGTGACTGTGAATTTCCAGGGCGAGACCCTGCGCAGCTATGCCTTCGACTATAAGGAAGGGGCTTTCCACAAGGAAATGCTCACTGGTGTCAGACAGTATGACAACAACGGCAAGGAGGTCTCCTTCCAAAACTTCGACTACTATGATGACGTACAGGCAGACAAGGGCTATGTTCCTTTCAAGGATGATTCCGAAAAATGGAACACCCATGATGATGGACTTGACGCAGGGTTCATCAATCCGTTAAAGGCTGTCAGCAAGCGTTTCAGCGACAAGCCAACTGCACTTGGCGGAACGACAAGCTCTTCCGTGAGCGGTTCGTTCTATGCAGGTGTGGGTGTCGTGGACGGAAGTCCTTGGAAAAGCAATACCGTGGGTGGCTCTTACAGCTATTCAAGCGACACGAGCAAGGGACTTTCCGCACTCGTTGACTTGAACGGTGACGGACTTCCTGACAAGGTGTACAAGTCCGGTGGTTCTGTTTATTATCGTCCACAGATTAAGACAGACAACGGAGAAGTCGTATATGGTGAGCCTATCAAGGTAAAGGGCATCAGTAACTTCTCGACAACCAAAAGTTCTACCAACACTTTCGGTGCGAATGCCGTTGTCGGTTGGGATGTCCTGACTGCCGTTGTCGGAACGGACAAGTCAACCACTAAGACAAAGACCACTCAGTATTTCAGCGACATCAATGGTGACGGACTTGTTGACCTCGTTTCCAATGGCAAGGTCTATTTCAACCACTTGGAGTTTGACGGATCTGGCAATGCCGTGCCTACATTTACATTGAGCAGTGCCGACACGCCAAGCCCAATCATCTATGGTGGCAAGGTTGACACTTCCGTCATGGAGGTCAGTAAGGATGAGCAGGCGGAAGCCATCAAGAACTCACCGATGGAGGACATAGTGCGTGTTTGGCAGGCTCCAAAGGACGGAACTGTCAGCGTAACTGGTCAAGTTAGCCTCATTGCACCAACAGATGACTATGATGCTGACGAGTATCAGAAGGCAGACGGCGTAAGAATTGCCATCCAAAAGGGAGGCAATGAACTTTGGAACAAGACGATAGCCAAGGGTGACAACAGTCCATACAGCGCAGCCGTATCATCTGTTGCCGTCAAGCGTGGTGACAGAATCTATTTCCGTGTCCAGTCTGGCTCTGAGGAAACAAGCAACGGCTCATTTGATAAGGTGAATTGGTCACCTACCATTACTTACGCTGGCGAGTCAAATATCTTGCCTAACGGGCTTTCTTCAACAGAGTACAAGCCTGAGGATGGTGCCATCTATGATGTGAACACCTCCGCTAATGTGGAGAATGGTTCAAGCGTGGAAGTTCGCAGTGCCTTCCACAAGCCTGTAACAACCGACGATGTTGTTCTCAGCATCATCGGCAGCAATGAAAAGAAAGATAGTGACGGGAACGACAACCCGAACTATATCGAGAAGACTGTCTTTGCTCGTACACTGAAGGCTAATGAGACTTTCAATGGCGATTCACTCAACATCAGTCTGGAGAATACAGAAAAACTGACCAATTTCAGCTTTGAGATTTCATCCACCTCAAATGTTGATTGGAAGAATATAGGTTGGCAAGCGTCCGTAACTTACAAGGATTCTGCCAATGTTGAGCATACCATGGCAGTTCCTGCACATTACAAGACTTTCGCAAAAGCCTTGGCAGAGGGCAAGCCATACTTGACCACTGCGACTGATACCGTTCTGGTTGTGTCGCCAGTGCTTACCCTTTCTGACAATTCCATCAATGGCCAGGTTACTTTGACCGCCAAGACAGAGGATGCACTCATCGGCAAGAAGTCTTTCAATATCGAGAATGGCATCTTGAAAGCCGATACTCTGCGATTTGCAGCGACCGTAGGAAAGAAGATATGGTTTGAATACAGCTATCCGGCAGCAATCTCTAATGAAACTGTTACTTCAGCCTCTGTTTCCATTCTGAAAGATGCGGCAGGTCTCGTAACAGAGAATGTGCTTGCAGGATTCTATGCAGAGAATGACAATCTTGGCTTCGGTATGCTTTACCGTGGCTGGGGAGGTTTTGTCTATAACTCGGCAGAGGGCAGATATGCAAAGCCTATTGACGAGTCCTTGCTGAAATTGCCTGAAAACGAGAACGACAAGGTTGACCCTCTCACGATGGCATTCACTCCATTGGGTACAGACCAGACTTCTATGGACAAGTGGGTCGGTCAGCGACAGGACATCTATCTTACTGCAACCGAGGCAAGCACAGCACGACTGACCGAGCAGGATGTTCTTCTCTCCAATCCGTTGGAGAACGATACCGAGGTAGCAGGACTTGCAGGTGAATATTTGCAGGGTACTGGTGCTGCGGCAGTAAGCCAAGTGATGTCCAGCAAGAGCACGGTAGTGCAAGGCGGTGCGCTTGGTATCACACACAACGATGCGAGCGGTAGTGCCAAGACAGAGGTCACCATGATGGACATGAATGGTGATGGTTTCCCGGACATCATCGCTGGTGGTACGATTCAATACACCAACTCTCTTGGTGGACTGAGCGGCGAAATCTATAAGGGCATCGGCTCCAGCAACTCCGACAACGCTTCACAGGCATGGGGATATGGCGGTAACCCTGTGGCTTCAGCGTCAAGCATCACAAATCTAATCTCCAAGGGCAAAGCAACCATACTGAACCAGCAGACTGCATGGCTGGCTCAATTCTCCATTTCTGGCAGTGCGCCAAAGAATACGGATGAGGCAGTTGAATCTTTCATTGACATCAATGGCGATGGACTTCCCGACAAGATTCTTTCAGACAAGAAAGTAAAACTGAACCTTGGCTATGCCTTCACTGAGCCTGTTGACTGGGTGCTGGACCGCATCCAAGGCGGTAAGTCTCTTTCCTATAATTTTGGTGCAGGTGCAGGGGAAGATTTTGGTTGGGGAACTACCCAAAATAAGAGCACAAAGCAGTCGATAAACAAGGCCTCCGGCAGTTTCTCAGCAGGCTTTGGCATCGTAACCTCTGAAAGTGAGGAGGAATACAATCTTATCGACATCAACTCTGACGGTCTCCCAGATAAGGTCTGGAAGAATGGTGACGGTATCACTGTTGCCCTTAATACAGGCAATGGCTTTGACGAGCCTATCAGTTGGAAGGGTGCAAGTGCGCTTAGTGAATCAGCCTCTACATCAGAGTCTGCAAATGCAGCGTTCACTTTGACCATCAACATTCCTGTCATAAGCATCAAGATTTCAACCAACCCTGGTGCTTCCACCTCACATAGCATCAACCGCCCTACATATTCTTTGCAGGATGTGGACGGTGACGGCTATCTTGACATCGTTGAGTCTGAGAAGGAAAGCGAGTTAAAGGTTACACGCTCTGCCATTGGCAGGACAAACATGTTAAAGTCTGTCACCAACTCCTTGGGCGGCACTTTCACACTCGACTATGCGCATACCACTCCTACCTACGGACTTCCTGGTGGCAAGTGGGTAATGTCTGCCCTTACCGTTGATGATGGTATCCATGACGATGGACCTGTAATGACTACCGCCTTTGAGTACAAGGACGGCAAGCGTGACCGCCATGAACGTGAGTTCCTCGGTTTCGGTGAGGTCATCACCAAAAACCTTGACACGGAGAAAGGCAATTCTGTTTACAGACAGGCTGTTGAGAACTACGATGTTGCCAACTACTACACGCAGGGCAATGTTACTGCTACTTCCGTGGAGGATGCCAACGGCAACAAATACACGGAGACAAAGAATCGCTACGACAGTTACTATCTGACTGCCGACGGTGACAAGTACATGTTCGCAAAGCGTGACGTGAATCTTTGGAGTGACCGTGCATCTGCATTCGTACCTCTCCGCTATACGGCAAATTTGCAGTATGAGGGAGCGGCAAACGGTGTGGTTACATCTGAGGCATGGAACGAGTACTACCTCAATGGCTATCATGGTGAGTTGAAGTCCTACAAGTACAGCGACAAGGGAAGCCTTGGCGAGGACGGAAACGGAAAGTTTGACTATGCAACCGCCATTAAATACACGGACAATGCAGCGAAGCATATCTTCGGACTTCCAATAGATGTTACGGTGACTGGCGGTGACGGCTCGATTTACCACCATGTGACGGCAAAGTACAACACCAACTATGCCAACCACATCACCCAGATTACGCAACAGTTGAATGACGGTGCGGCAGTTACTGATTACAAGTACGACTCTTACGGCAACATCATCCAGAAGACCCTCCCTGCCAACGGCAAGGGACAGCGCATGTGGTACAAGTACCGCTATGAGCCGGAAATGAACATGTATGTGGAGCGTATTGACGATGCGTGGGGCTACCGCAGCGAGCAAGGCAATTTTGACTATCGCTATGGTATAGCCAAGGAGCATCGTGACCTCAACAACTTCTACTATGAGACTGATGTTGACGACCTCGGTCGCATTACTGGCGTGCGTGGTCCAAATGAGTTGGCTACGGGCGTGCCTTATGCCATCGCCTTTGAATATCAGCCTTTGGCTACCTTTGGTGAGAGTGGCATTACCGCTCCTGCATACGCAGTGACCAAGCACTACGACATCCAGCACCCTAACGATGATTTGGAGACCGTTACATTCGTTGACGGTTTCGGAAGAGCCGTGCAGGTGAAGAAGGACGGTGTTGTGACAAGTGCATCCAAGGGAAACTCTGCCAAGGATGAGAACGTGATGATAGTCAGCGGAAGAAACATGTATGATGCTTTCGGACGTGTGGCAAAGGCCTTCTATCCTACAACGGAAGGAACTGGATCGAAGTCCACATTCAACAAGTCATTTGACAATGTATCTCCAACGGTTACTGTTTATGACGTGCTCGACCGTGCTACCTCAGTGACATTGCCGGACAACTCTACGACAACTACGGCCTATACTGTTGACAACGGCAGCCATGCACTTGTTACAACCGTAACAGACGCACTCCATAATGTGCAGGCTACCCATACCAATGGCAGTGGCAAGACCTTGAAGACCATCCAGAAGAGCGGTCCTGACGGTGAGATTACCACCTCGTTTGAGTATGACGGCATACAGCGCCTTGTCCGTGTCACCGACACGGAGGGCAATGTAACGACCTCTACTTACGACATGGGTGACCGCCGTACTGAGGTGAACCATCCTGCAAGCGGCATCACAAGTTTCACTTATGATGCGCTCGGCAATGTGCTGACCAAGCAGACTGCCAACCTTGCAAAGGAAGGCAAGTTCATCACCTACGATTACGACTATCAGCGTCTGACGGGTATCAACTATCCTGACCACCCGGAGAATAACGTGAAGTATTACTATGGTGGTCGCAACGCTTCTCAGAACCGTATTGGCAGATTGATGCTCCGTGAGGACGGAACGGGTGCCATTGAATACTTCTATGGCAAGATGGGTGAAGTAACAAAGACCCGCCGCACGCTGATTGTGCCTAACCAGGCGATAGCAACCTACGTGACGCAATGGACTTATGACAGCCACAACCGTCTGTTGGAGATGATCTATCCTGATGAGGAGAAGATTACCTATTCTTACAACCTCGGAGGTCAGCTTGAGAAGGTTCATGGCTACAAGTCATACGGCTACGATTATGTGAGCAAGATCGGCTATGACAAGTTTGAGCAGCGCACATATTTGAAGTATTGCAACGGTGCGGAGACTTTCTACACCTATGATCCTCAGCGTCGCAGATTGCAGAACCTCACCGTGAACAGTGGTGGCAATACCATCATGGACAATGCCTACACTTACGATGCGGTGAGCAATGTGCTCAGCGTGATAAATGGTGCATCAGTGCCACAGAGTGGCAAGGCTGGCGGGCAGATGGCGCATACCTATACATACGATGCCCTCTATCGTCTTGTCAGTGCAACTGGTACTTATACAGGTGCGGACAACAAGACTGCAAACTACACGCTTGCAATGGGCTATGATAACATGCACCGTATCACTTCGAAGCGTCAGATTCTCACGCAGAACAATGTGCAGTTTGATGGTACGCTCAACGCTGGTTATGACCTTACTTATACATACGGCACAGACACTGGTAAGAAATTCCAGCTTGCTAACGTGAAGGATGTGAACTACCGCACGGAGGAGACACCTTCAGAAAGCGAGAATGTGAACAACAATCATGCCTACGAGTATGATGCCAACGGCAACCTCGTTTATGTTAACACAAGCCGTACCAAGAAGGATGGCATGGCTGACGAGAAGACCGCAGAGCGTAAACTCAAATGGGATGAGGAGAACCGTCTTCTTGCTTCTGACGACAATGGATTTGTTACTAACTATTGGTATGACGCTGACGGCGAGCGCACGGTGAAGACTTCTGGCGAGAGTGACCAAGTTTATGTGAACTCAGAGTTTGCTGGAGGTCGCACGAACACCGCCAAGTTCTCACTCTATGTATCACCTTATCTCGTTGCCAACCAAGGCGGACGCTATACCAAGCACATCTATATCGGTAGTCAGCGAGTCGTTTCCAAGATTGGTGACTTCGACTCTTACGGTTCAGACCCACGCCGCATCCAGTATGCAGGTAGTGAGACTGATGGCCTTTCTGTTGATTATAAAGCTAAATATACCGAACAGTTGCAGGTTATCAAGGATAATTATGCAACCTTTGCTGTGCCGTACAATGGTGAGGACAACAACGACTATGTCGATGGCAAGGGCTTCTGCTGCAATGACGGCAGCTTGGAGGCAGCGCAGTCACGTGTAATGGCAAGAGCAATGAAGAACAACTTCCAAGAAGGCGACTCATACGAGAAGATGCAGTTCTACTACCACCCAGACCATTTGGGCAGCAGTAGTTACATCACCAACCTTGATGGCGAGGTGGTACAGCATATCGAGTATGTTCCTTTCGGTGAAGTGTTCATTGAGGAGCGCAACAACATCTGGAATACGCCTTATCTTTTCAATGCGAAGGAATTCGATGAAGAGACGGGGTTGTATTACTATGGAGCGAGGTATTATGACCCGAGGTTGAGTTTGTGGATTTCTACGGATGCATTAAAGGAAAAAACTCCAAATGTATCACCGTATATTTATACAGATAACAATCCCATCATATATATAGATCCTGATGGAAATTTCAGATGGAAAGCTTTAGCTGAAGCCTCGCGTAAATGGTACAATCTATGGCACAAGAACAAAGCTTCTGAAGTAATTGAGAACAGAGATACAAAGAATCCTATTCTTAGATATTCTTATCAGGTATGTTCTTATGAAAATGGTGAATTTGTTGTAACTCTTCATTACAAAGTCGGTAAAGAATTTGTCAATGCAGCCCAGAATGTCGGAGATGCTGCTGCTATAGCTGGCTATGCATTAACACTGTCTGTTGCTGGTGCTGAAGTTGGTGTACCTTTGGCTGGTATTGGAAACACAATTTCTGGTGCTGCAGGTATTACAGGAATGCTCATTGATGCAGTAAATGATGATTGGGCTGATGTGCTTAAGAGTGGTCTTTTTGTACTTATTGACAAAGCAACAGGAAAATTATTTCATAAATATTTGCCTAGTCATGACAAAAAAATCGGTGAAGAAGGTTTTGACTTAGGAACTGAAATATTAGATCAAAGTCGCCAACTTAAAATCTCTGGAGCTGAAAAAATCACCGATAAGGTAATAGAAGAAAAGGACTCAGAAAATAATAATAATACAAAAGATAATAATACAAAAGATAATAAATAATGGATACGATACCTCTATGGTGCATAATATTTATTAATTGCATAACGCTCTTGAGTAGTGTATGGATACTTATATATTTATACAGAAATAGAAGTAAAAAAAGTTTTTCCACATATATATATGGAATAGCTTCATTGATAGGACTGTTCTTAGGTGTGATAAGTTTTTTTTATTACATCTGTCATGCATTTTGTGCAATATTATTTGGTATAGAAATATTTATTGATACATATATGGAACAGAAAAAGAATCCTGTTAATAGGACTTATTTCAAAATAACAATTCCTCATCCTTCAGTTCTTAAGGGATACTATGGCGGTATTGGTTTTATGTTCTATGGGATAATGGTGATATTATATTACATGATATAATGCATGTTTTAAAGTAAACAGTTGAGCAGAAGGGGATACAGAAATTACAGGTATCTTCCTTCTGCTCTATAAATAAAAGACTCGTTTATCACATAAATACGATTCAAAAATCTGATGTTTTTTAGCATAATGCTATAAAAAGGAATCGTTTGAGTTGTTATAAGATAGCAAACCTGATTATGAAATATTGAAAGTCTTACGGCTATGACTACGTGAACAGTATCGGCTATGACAAATTCGAGCAGCGCACCAACCTGAAGTACTGCAACGGTGCGGAGACTTTCTACACCTACGAACCCGCACGCCGCAGGCTGCAGAACCTGACGGTCAACGCAGGCGGCAAGTCCATCATGGACAATGCCTATGCCTACGATGCCGTAAGCAACGTGCTCAGCGTTGCCAACAAGGCCGCACTTCCCGAAAGCGGAAAGGCGGGCGGACAGATGGCGCATGCCTATACGTATGACGCACTCTACCGCCTGGCAAGTGCCACGGGAACTTATGCTGGAGCGGACAGCAAGACCGCTTCCTATCGGCTGGAGATGGGCTACGACAACATGCACCGCATTGTGTCGAAGAAGCAGCATTTCACGCAGCAGGGCGTGCAGTTCGACGGAACGCTCCATGTGGGCTATGACCTGGCCTATACCTACGGCAAGACTGAGGGCAAAAAGTTCCTGCTCGCAGAAGTGAAGGATGCGAACTACCGCACGGAAGAGAATCCGAATTCCGTGGCCAAGGTGGACAACAACCATACTTACACTTACGATGCCAATGGTAACCTGGTCTATGTCAATACAAGCCGTACAAAGAAGGATGGCATGGCTGACGAGAAGACCGCAGAGCGCAAACTCAAATGGGATGAGGAGAACCGTCTCCTTGCTTCTGATGATAACGGCTTTGTGACCAACTATTGGTATGACGCAGACGGAGAACGCACGGTGAAGACATCGGGCGAGAGTGACCAAGTCTATGTGAACTCTGAGTTTGCAGGAGGCCGCACGAACACCGCCAAGTTCTCATTGTATGTATCTCCTTACCTCGTTGCCAACCAAGGCGGACGCTATACAAAGCATATCTATATAGGTAGTCAGCGTGTCGTTTCCAAGATTGGTGACTTCGATTCTTACGGATCAGACCCACGCCGCATCCAGTATGCAGGTAGTGAGACTGATGGCTTGTCTGTTGATTATAAGGTTAAATATACTCAGCAGTTGCAGGTTATCAAGGATAATTATGCAACCTTTGCAGTGCCGTACAATGGCGAGGACAACAACGATTATGTCGATGGTAAGGGCTTCTGCTGCAATGACGGCAGCTTGGAGGCTGCGCAGGCACGTGTTATGGCAAGAGCAATGAAGAACAATTTCCAAGAAGGTGACGCATACGAGAAGATGCAGTTCTACTACCACCCAGACCACTTGGGTAGCAGTAGTTACATCACCAACCTTGACGGCGAGGTGGTGCAGCATATTGAATATGTTCCTTTCGGTGAAGTGTTCGTTGAGGAGCGCAATAACATCTGGAATACGCCTTATCTTTTCAATGCGAAGGAATTCGATGAGGAAACGGGATTGTATTACTATGGGGCAAGATACTATGACCCAAGGGTGAGTTTGTGGACGACTACAGACCCTTTGGAAGAAGAATATCCAAACATTACAACATATGGATTTTGTCATAATAACCCCGTTGTTTTAGTTGACCCTGATGGCATGGGGGATTATTATAATAAGGCTGGAAGATGGTTAGGTAATGATGGAAGAAAAGATAATATTGCCTATCTCGCAGACGCTGTGTCTAAAGACAAAGCTGGAAGAAATCATTTTCAAAATGCAAATGTCTTAAGTCTGAAAAACAGTGAATTAAATATATTCGCTAATACCGTTGCCCAAGAGTCATCTGGTAATAAAATCGAATCTTTTGCATTAGCAAGTGCTATAAAGAACCTTGCAGACTATAAGGGAAAAA includes these proteins:
- a CDS encoding RHS repeat-associated core domain-containing protein, which gives rise to MDNAYAYDAVSNVLSVANKAALPESGKAGGQMAHAYTYDALYRLASATGTYAGADSKTASYRLEMGYDNMHRIVSKKQHFTQQGVQFDGTLHVGYDLAYTYGKTEGKKFLLAEVKDANYRTEENPNSVAKVDNNHTYTYDANGNLVYVNTSRTKKDGMADEKTAERKLKWDEENRLLASDDNGFVTNYWYDADGERTVKTSGESDQVYVNSEFAGGRTNTAKFSLYVSPYLVANQGGRYTKHIYIGSQRVVSKIGDFDSYGSDPRRIQYAGSETDGLSVDYKVKYTQQLQVIKDNYATFAVPYNGEDNNDYVDGKGFCCNDGSLEAAQARVMARAMKNNFQEGDAYEKMQFYYHPDHLGSSSYITNLDGEVVQHIEYVPFGEVFVEERNNIWNTPYLFNAKEFDEETGLYYYGARYYDPRVSLWTTTDPLEEEYPNITTYGFCHNNPVVLVDPDGMGDYYNKAGRWLGNDGRKDNIAYLADAVSKDKAGRNHFQNANVLSLKNSELNIFANTVAQESSGNKIESFALASAIKNLADYKGKSIMQTIQTEGIFGYRDGGNNTQYNNNAEYSMAAVLNAITGGKDFSNGAIRWDGFDLAIKGWEHVKSKNQGLGISRSHYQTFYSYWAGGNRLKNASGNQNAIFNPEFQMLGKKLTYSPAIQGYWKGMVLYNSSAAYGGTIFWRPVSNFIIKGVNLNRNFRKVNGSKNKPL